One part of the Rutidosis leptorrhynchoides isolate AG116_Rl617_1_P2 chromosome 1, CSIRO_AGI_Rlap_v1, whole genome shotgun sequence genome encodes these proteins:
- the LOC139865655 gene encoding importin subunit alpha-9-like isoform X3 → MAGEITALHKRNPIKNTVGNVAAQRRRQHAVSVAKERREATFRTKRRCNEIVNIDMDDVATNGDMMIEEEPSVLEAQTSSAVENLKLALSLKGKDAVQNKVNALRDLRRLLSRSDFPVVEIAIKRGAISLLSQCLSFGSEDEQLVEAAWCLTNISAGKSEETKALLPTLPLLIAHLGGKSSLSVAKQCAWALGNVAGEGDELRDLLLSQGALRLVARMMMSDDASTVRIASWVLSNFIKGSDPETAAELVKIDGVLDAILLHLKKPDVELTTEVAWVVAYLSASDVAASMLIKTDVIQVLVGRLASSNSLQSLIPLLRSLGNLMASDDYTTDDVLVPGHEITGYIIRSLSKCLKSDHRGLKKEAAWVLSNIAAGSAGHKQLICKSEAASILLKLLNTEQFDLKREVAYVIGNLCVGPADDGSRRPSLLMDHLVSFVRNGCLNGFIHLVRSADSEAARIGLQFIQLVLRGMPDGEGQKLIEGADGIDAIEMLQYHENDDLSMMAGFLLDSYFGETNGLDE, encoded by the exons ATGGCAGGTGAAATCACAGCTCTTCATAAAAGAAACCCCATAAAAAATACAG TTGGCAATGTTGCTGCACAGAGAAGAAGACAGCACGCCGTTTCGGTTGCGAAAGAAAGAAGAGAAGCGACATTTCGAACAAAACGAAGGTGTAACGAAATCGTTAATATCGATATGGATGACGTGGCAACCAATGGTGATATGATGATTGAAGAGGAGCCATCCGTTTTAGAGGCTCAAACATCATCTGCTGTTGAAAACTTGAAGCTTGCACTTTCTTTAAA GGGAAAAGATGCAGTTCAAAATAAGGTAAACGCGCTTCGTGATTTAAGGCGATTATTGTCTCGGTCGGACTTTCCTGTTGTTGAAATTGCTATTAAACGTGGAGCGATATCTTTACTTTCTCAATGTCTTTCGTTTGGATCTGAAGATGAACAG TTGGTCGAAGCAGCTTGGTGTCTTACAAACATATCCGCTGGTAAATCGGAGGAAACAAAAGCTTTATTGCCGACATTGCCGCTACTTATTGCTCATCTTGGAG GAAAAAGTTCATTATCTGTTGCGAAACAATGTGCATGGGCTTTAGGAAACGTTGCTGGTGAAGGAGACGAATTGCGAGATCTTCTCCTTTCGCAAGGAGCGTTACGTCTTGTTGCAAGAATGATGATGTCAGATGACGCTTCGACTGTCAGAATCGCGTCTTGGGTGCTATCAAACTTCATCAAG GGCTCAGACCCAGAAACTGCAGCAGAACTCGTAAAAATTGATGGAGTGTTGGATGCCATACTTCTACACTTGAAGAAACC GGACGTTGAGTTAACAACAGAAGTAGCGTGGGTTGTTGCTTATTTATCCGCTTCTGATGTTGCTGCAAGTATGCTAATAAAGACTGACGTTATTCAAGTTCTTGTGGGCCGATTGGCCTCTTCAAATAGTTTGCAATCACTCATTCCG CTGCTTCGGAGCTTAGGTAATCTCATGGCCAGTGACGATTACACTACAGATGATGTTCTTGTTCCGGGGCATGAAATCACAGGCTA TATAATACGATCACTGAGTAAATGTTTGAAAAGCGACCATCGTGGCTTAAAGAAG gaaGCGGCTTGGGTGTTGTCAAACATAGCAGCAGGGTCAGCTGGTCACAAGCAACTGATATGCAAGAGTGAAGCAGCGTCGATATTGTTGAAGCTTCTTAATACAGAGCAGTTTGACTTAAAAAGAGAGGTGGCTTATGTTATAGGCAACCTTTGTGTGGGCCCAGCTGATGATGGGTCCAGGAGGCCAAGCTTATTGATGGACCACTTGGTTTCGTTTGTTAGAAACGGGTGTCTTAATGGTTTCATTCATCTTGTTCGGTCAGCTGATTCTGAAGCTGCACGAATTGGACTGCAATTCATCCAACTG GTTTTAAGAGGGATGCCTGATGGTGAGGGTCAGAAGCTTATTGAAGGAGCGGATGGAATCGATGCAATTGAAATGTTGCAGTATCATGAAAATGATGATCTAAGCATGATGGCCGGTTTTTTACTCGATTCTTATTTTGGAGAGACAAATGGGCTCGATGAGTAG
- the LOC139865655 gene encoding importin subunit alpha-9-like isoform X1: MAGEITALHKRNPIKNTVGNVAAQRRRQHAVSVAKERREATFRTKRRCNEIVNIDMDDVATNGDMMIEEEPSVLEAQTSSAVENLKLALSLKGKDAVQNKVNALRDLRRLLSRSDFPVVEIAIKRGAISLLSQCLSFGSEDEQLVEAAWCLTNISAGKSEETKALLPTLPLLIAHLGGKSSLSVAKQCAWALGNVAGEGDELRDLLLSQGALRLVARMMMSDDASTVRIASWVLSNFIKGSDPETAAELVKIDGVLDAILLHLKKPDVELTTEVAWVVAYLSASDVAASMLIKTDVIQVLVGRLASSNSLQSLIPLLRSLGNLMASDDYTTDDVLVPGHEITVFTDSIIRSLSKCLKSDHRGLKKEAAWVLSNIAAGSAGHKQLICKSEAASILLKLLNTEQFDLKREVAYVIGNLCVGPADDGSRRPSLLMDHLVSFVRNGCLNGFIHLVRSADSEAARIGLQFIQLVLRGMPDGEGQKLIEGADGIDAIEMLQYHENDDLSMMAGFLLDSYFGETNGLDE, encoded by the exons ATGGCAGGTGAAATCACAGCTCTTCATAAAAGAAACCCCATAAAAAATACAG TTGGCAATGTTGCTGCACAGAGAAGAAGACAGCACGCCGTTTCGGTTGCGAAAGAAAGAAGAGAAGCGACATTTCGAACAAAACGAAGGTGTAACGAAATCGTTAATATCGATATGGATGACGTGGCAACCAATGGTGATATGATGATTGAAGAGGAGCCATCCGTTTTAGAGGCTCAAACATCATCTGCTGTTGAAAACTTGAAGCTTGCACTTTCTTTAAA GGGAAAAGATGCAGTTCAAAATAAGGTAAACGCGCTTCGTGATTTAAGGCGATTATTGTCTCGGTCGGACTTTCCTGTTGTTGAAATTGCTATTAAACGTGGAGCGATATCTTTACTTTCTCAATGTCTTTCGTTTGGATCTGAAGATGAACAG TTGGTCGAAGCAGCTTGGTGTCTTACAAACATATCCGCTGGTAAATCGGAGGAAACAAAAGCTTTATTGCCGACATTGCCGCTACTTATTGCTCATCTTGGAG GAAAAAGTTCATTATCTGTTGCGAAACAATGTGCATGGGCTTTAGGAAACGTTGCTGGTGAAGGAGACGAATTGCGAGATCTTCTCCTTTCGCAAGGAGCGTTACGTCTTGTTGCAAGAATGATGATGTCAGATGACGCTTCGACTGTCAGAATCGCGTCTTGGGTGCTATCAAACTTCATCAAG GGCTCAGACCCAGAAACTGCAGCAGAACTCGTAAAAATTGATGGAGTGTTGGATGCCATACTTCTACACTTGAAGAAACC GGACGTTGAGTTAACAACAGAAGTAGCGTGGGTTGTTGCTTATTTATCCGCTTCTGATGTTGCTGCAAGTATGCTAATAAAGACTGACGTTATTCAAGTTCTTGTGGGCCGATTGGCCTCTTCAAATAGTTTGCAATCACTCATTCCG CTGCTTCGGAGCTTAGGTAATCTCATGGCCAGTGACGATTACACTACAGATGATGTTCTTGTTCCGGGGCATGAAATCACAG TTTTCACAGACAGTATAATACGATCACTGAGTAAATGTTTGAAAAGCGACCATCGTGGCTTAAAGAAG gaaGCGGCTTGGGTGTTGTCAAACATAGCAGCAGGGTCAGCTGGTCACAAGCAACTGATATGCAAGAGTGAAGCAGCGTCGATATTGTTGAAGCTTCTTAATACAGAGCAGTTTGACTTAAAAAGAGAGGTGGCTTATGTTATAGGCAACCTTTGTGTGGGCCCAGCTGATGATGGGTCCAGGAGGCCAAGCTTATTGATGGACCACTTGGTTTCGTTTGTTAGAAACGGGTGTCTTAATGGTTTCATTCATCTTGTTCGGTCAGCTGATTCTGAAGCTGCACGAATTGGACTGCAATTCATCCAACTG GTTTTAAGAGGGATGCCTGATGGTGAGGGTCAGAAGCTTATTGAAGGAGCGGATGGAATCGATGCAATTGAAATGTTGCAGTATCATGAAAATGATGATCTAAGCATGATGGCCGGTTTTTTACTCGATTCTTATTTTGGAGAGACAAATGGGCTCGATGAGTAG
- the LOC139865655 gene encoding importin subunit alpha-9-like isoform X2, with amino-acid sequence MAGEITALHKRNPIKNTVGNVAAQRRRQHAVSVAKERREATFRTKRRCNEIVNIDMDDVATNGDMMIEEEPSVLEAQTSSAVENLKLALSLKGKDAVQNKVNALRDLRRLLSRSDFPVVEIAIKRGAISLLSQCLSFGSEDEQLVEAAWCLTNISAGKSEETKALLPTLPLLIAHLGGKSSLSVAKQCAWALGNVAGEGDELRDLLLSQGALRLVARMMMSDDASTVRIASWVLSNFIKGSDPETAAELVKIDGVLDAILLHLKKPDVELTTEVAWVVAYLSASDVAASMLIKTDVIQVLVGRLASSNSLQSLIPLLRSLGNLMASDDYTTDDVLVPGHEITDSIIRSLSKCLKSDHRGLKKEAAWVLSNIAAGSAGHKQLICKSEAASILLKLLNTEQFDLKREVAYVIGNLCVGPADDGSRRPSLLMDHLVSFVRNGCLNGFIHLVRSADSEAARIGLQFIQLVLRGMPDGEGQKLIEGADGIDAIEMLQYHENDDLSMMAGFLLDSYFGETNGLDE; translated from the exons ATGGCAGGTGAAATCACAGCTCTTCATAAAAGAAACCCCATAAAAAATACAG TTGGCAATGTTGCTGCACAGAGAAGAAGACAGCACGCCGTTTCGGTTGCGAAAGAAAGAAGAGAAGCGACATTTCGAACAAAACGAAGGTGTAACGAAATCGTTAATATCGATATGGATGACGTGGCAACCAATGGTGATATGATGATTGAAGAGGAGCCATCCGTTTTAGAGGCTCAAACATCATCTGCTGTTGAAAACTTGAAGCTTGCACTTTCTTTAAA GGGAAAAGATGCAGTTCAAAATAAGGTAAACGCGCTTCGTGATTTAAGGCGATTATTGTCTCGGTCGGACTTTCCTGTTGTTGAAATTGCTATTAAACGTGGAGCGATATCTTTACTTTCTCAATGTCTTTCGTTTGGATCTGAAGATGAACAG TTGGTCGAAGCAGCTTGGTGTCTTACAAACATATCCGCTGGTAAATCGGAGGAAACAAAAGCTTTATTGCCGACATTGCCGCTACTTATTGCTCATCTTGGAG GAAAAAGTTCATTATCTGTTGCGAAACAATGTGCATGGGCTTTAGGAAACGTTGCTGGTGAAGGAGACGAATTGCGAGATCTTCTCCTTTCGCAAGGAGCGTTACGTCTTGTTGCAAGAATGATGATGTCAGATGACGCTTCGACTGTCAGAATCGCGTCTTGGGTGCTATCAAACTTCATCAAG GGCTCAGACCCAGAAACTGCAGCAGAACTCGTAAAAATTGATGGAGTGTTGGATGCCATACTTCTACACTTGAAGAAACC GGACGTTGAGTTAACAACAGAAGTAGCGTGGGTTGTTGCTTATTTATCCGCTTCTGATGTTGCTGCAAGTATGCTAATAAAGACTGACGTTATTCAAGTTCTTGTGGGCCGATTGGCCTCTTCAAATAGTTTGCAATCACTCATTCCG CTGCTTCGGAGCTTAGGTAATCTCATGGCCAGTGACGATTACACTACAGATGATGTTCTTGTTCCGGGGCATGAAATCACAG ACAGTATAATACGATCACTGAGTAAATGTTTGAAAAGCGACCATCGTGGCTTAAAGAAG gaaGCGGCTTGGGTGTTGTCAAACATAGCAGCAGGGTCAGCTGGTCACAAGCAACTGATATGCAAGAGTGAAGCAGCGTCGATATTGTTGAAGCTTCTTAATACAGAGCAGTTTGACTTAAAAAGAGAGGTGGCTTATGTTATAGGCAACCTTTGTGTGGGCCCAGCTGATGATGGGTCCAGGAGGCCAAGCTTATTGATGGACCACTTGGTTTCGTTTGTTAGAAACGGGTGTCTTAATGGTTTCATTCATCTTGTTCGGTCAGCTGATTCTGAAGCTGCACGAATTGGACTGCAATTCATCCAACTG GTTTTAAGAGGGATGCCTGATGGTGAGGGTCAGAAGCTTATTGAAGGAGCGGATGGAATCGATGCAATTGAAATGTTGCAGTATCATGAAAATGATGATCTAAGCATGATGGCCGGTTTTTTACTCGATTCTTATTTTGGAGAGACAAATGGGCTCGATGAGTAG